CGCCGGGTCGGGCAGTTGCACATATTTGTAAAAGGAAAGCGTGACGCGGCGCTCGTTGCTTTGGCGCAGGCGCTCTTTGAGTTCGCGGCGGTTGACGCGGTTGTGGAGTAGTTTGCTCATGTGCGGTTTGACGGTGCACGGTACATGGTTGACGGAACACGGTTGGCGGCACACCGTGTTCCGTCAACCGTCAACCGTTATTCCCCAAAAATCTCTTGCAGTTTTTGCCCCAGCTGCTCGCCGCGCAGGTTGCGGGCGATGATTTTGCCTTCGCGGTCCACCAGCAGCGTCTGTGGGATGGAGGTGACGGAATAAAGGGCCGCGTGGGCGCTTTGCCAGCCTTTGAGGTCGCTGATGTGGCGCCAGGGGAGGCCGTCCTGCTCGATGGCTCTCAGCCAAGCGTTGTAGTCGCGGTCGAGGCTCACGCCGAGTATGTCGAAGCCTTTGTTTTTGTACTTGTTGTATTGTGCCACCACGTTGGGGTTTTCCTTGCGGCAGGGGCCGCACCAGCTGGCCCAGAAGTCAATGAGGACGATTTTGCCGCGCATTTGCTTAAGCGACCAGCTGGTGCTGTCGGGGGTCATGCCCACGAGGTCGGGGGCTTCGTGGCCGGGTATGTGGGTGCCCGCTTTTTTCATCTCGTAGTCGAGGCGGCCTATTTCGCCCCAGGTGTCGTTGCGATAGAGGTCGAGGTATTTGCCGGTGTATGCCGATGCACTGGGGCTGTTAAGTGTTTTGAGGCCAGAGATGATGCCACCCAGGGCCAGCCGATAGGTTTTGGTGCTGGCGGGCACTTTGGCCAATTGTTGCTCGATGGCGGATTTGAGGAAGGATTCGTTGGCGCCGCGTTGGGCGAGAAGGATGACGTATTGCTCAAAGGCATTGTACACGTCGGGGATTTCCTCGTATGCCTTGTCGGTGAGGTCGGCGTAGCGGAAGTGGTTGGCGGCGATGAAATCTAGTTCGGTGCGGGCGGCGTTTTTTTCGGCCACGAACTCTGGTGCTACTTGAAGGCTTGCGGAGCGCCAGAACATGGGGTTGGCGGTTTGGAGCGAGTCGAGGAAGCGTTTCTTTTGCTGGTTGAGTTGAGCGGCGCGGTCTTCGATGGTTTTGCGGTCGGTGGTTTGGAGGGTATTGAAAAACAGGTCGCGGAGCTCGTTGCTTTCAGCTTGGAAGGCTTCTATTTGTCTGGCGACCTGTTCGCGGGCTTTGTTGGCGGCGGAGTTGACCGTGCGGCCTTTGTCGAGGTAGTTGGCGTTGGCCCACAGGGTCACGTCTTTTTCCTCGCCGAGCACCACTTTGGCCAAGGCGTTTTCGGCCAAGCCGACCCCATAGTAGCGAGCCTTGGAGGTGGGCAGCGTGAACACAAACGCGCTGTCGGGAAGGCGGCGGCCCGCACGCGCCACGACGCGATTGGCAAGGCCAGCGTATTCGTAGAGGCTGATGCTGTCCACACCGGGGGGCATATCCACAATTTTGCAGACGAGCGAGATTTGCCCAGTGGCGGGCGTGTTGGCTTTGGCGGAGGTTTTGGTGGCTTGCTGCGCAAAAGAGAAATGAGCGAGTAGCAAGAAAAGCGGGAGGAGTCGTTTTTTCATATCTGAATTAAAAAATCGGATGTTATTTCAATAAAAAAATCGGGAAAACAGGGGCAAAACTACGACATCCGACCGTAGAGCGGCTGTTTAAAAAAGTTAACGGGGATTAAAGAAGCGCCATCGAACATACAAAAGCAGGGGCTGCTTGTGCCTCTTTTTCATTTTTTGGACAAATTGCGAGAACAATCCGAAATTGCGCTCTTCTGTTTTCAAAACGATACAACATGGCAGACTTTTTGACCTGCCAGCATCACAAAAAAACAGCTTCATTTCCCGCAAAAATGCCTGCCTTAATCTTGCAGGCACCTTCACAATGACTGCCATGAAAAAATGCTTACCTATTTTTTATCTACTGCTATTTTTTGACTTATCCGCTCAAGTGCCGTTCAATTGGGATTTTGGTGGCTCGCTCGGCATTACCTCTTATCAAGGCGATTTGGACGCGCTCAAAGTCAACGCTGGCTTTCGGGAGATTCACTTTTCCGCCGCAGGTTATTTGCGCCGCAACCTGAGCAACAACTTCGCGGTGCGGTTCAATATGCTCGCGGGGAAATTGGCGGGCGACGACAAAAACTTCACCGAGCCGGAATGGCGCCCGTTGCGCGGCCTTTACTTCGAAAGCAAATTGCTGGAATTCACCGTGCTAGGCGAATACTATCCACTTGGAATGTACCCTTCGGGTGTCAAAAACCTGCGGGCGCGGCGGGTGGTGTCGCCCTACATCATAGTGGGTGCGGGCTGGGCTTTTGTGGACCCG
This genomic interval from Saprospiraceae bacterium contains the following:
- a CDS encoding TlpA family protein disulfide reductase, with the translated sequence MKKRLLPLFLLLAHFSFAQQATKTSAKANTPATGQISLVCKIVDMPPGVDSISLYEYAGLANRVVARAGRRLPDSAFVFTLPTSKARYYGVGLAENALAKVVLGEEKDVTLWANANYLDKGRTVNSAANKAREQVARQIEAFQAESNELRDLFFNTLQTTDRKTIEDRAAQLNQQKKRFLDSLQTANPMFWRSASLQVAPEFVAEKNAARTELDFIAANHFRYADLTDKAYEEIPDVYNAFEQYVILLAQRGANESFLKSAIEQQLAKVPASTKTYRLALGGIISGLKTLNSPSASAYTGKYLDLYRNDTWGEIGRLDYEMKKAGTHIPGHEAPDLVGMTPDSTSWSLKQMRGKIVLIDFWASWCGPCRKENPNVVAQYNKYKNKGFDILGVSLDRDYNAWLRAIEQDGLPWRHISDLKGWQSAHAALYSVTSIPQTLLVDREGKIIARNLRGEQLGQKLQEIFGE